The following proteins come from a genomic window of Lycium ferocissimum isolate CSIRO_LF1 chromosome 4, AGI_CSIRO_Lferr_CH_V1, whole genome shotgun sequence:
- the LOC132053745 gene encoding zinc finger BED domain-containing protein RICESLEEPER 3-like, which translates to MFGNKGPDIEKDVLKYMTSLFNEYVKSDSKDKGSQLSSIEVATSSSRLEPIGEFGDFYKELFRHTSGSGGADSKSELEKYLAEDIKIGRQDFKILLWWEVNSPRFPILSEMARDVLVIPISSVASKCAFSTGGRVLDSFRSSLTRKLVQALVCLQDWI; encoded by the coding sequence ATGTTTGGGAACAAAGGGCCAGATATAGAAAAAGATGTGCTAAAGTACATGACTTCATTGTTTAATGAGTATGTGAAGAGTGATTCAAAAGATAAAGGTAGTCAACTTTCTTCAATAGAAGTGGCAACTTCCAGTTCAAGGCTCGAACCTATAGGGGAATTTGGTGACTTCTATAAGGAATTATTTAGACATACATCTGGAAGTGGAGGTGCAGATTCTAAGTCAGAGTTAGAAAAATATCTTGCAGAAGATATTAAAATTGGAAGACAagattttaaaatattgctTTGGTGGGAAGTTAACTCACCTAGATTCCCCATTCTTTCTGAGATGGCTCGAGATGTGTTAGTCATTCCTATTTCAAGTGTGGCGTCCAAATGTGCTTTTAGTACTGGAGGGCGCGTTCTTGATTCGTTTAGGAGTTCATTAACTCGTAAATTGGTACAAGCTCTAGTGTGCCTTCAAGATTGGATTTGA